GCTACCTCGCCGCCTGCCAGCGCCTCGAGGCCGCGGGGGTGTCGGGTGAGTGACCAGGCCGCGGCCGACCGCAGCGTCGCCGAGCTCATCAAGCTGCACTTTGCTGAATTCACGGCGGCCGAGAAGCGCACCGCCCGCGCGCTCGTCGCCGACTACCCGGCGGTCGGGCTCGGCACCGTGACGCAGCTCGCCGAGCGCGCCTCGGTGAGCAGCGCGACGATCGTGCGCTTCGCCCAGTCGCTCGGCTTCGACGGTTTCCGCGAGTTTCAAGACCGCCTGCGCCACGAGCTCGGCACGCGCGAGGACTCGGCGCTGAGCCAGGCGCTGCGGCGCGAATCCGCGTCGGGTAGCGTCAAGGTCGGCACGCTCGCGGCCTCGCAGCGCGCCTTCACCGAGGGAATTGAGCGCACCTTCGACTCGCTCCGCGATGACGAGGTGCGCCAGCTCGTGAGCTGGCTCGCCGACCCGAAGCTGCGCATCACGGCGCGAGGCGGGCTCTATTCGGGCCTGCTCGCGCAGCACCTCGTGAAAGAGCTCCTGCTGTTCCGCCCGAACGTGCTCGAATGCCCGCGCGACCCGGTCGAGCTCGCGACGCAGCTTGTCGACACCGGCGCGAAGACCGACGTGTGGGTCGTGTTCGACTTCCGCCGCTACACCACCGAGACCGAGCGCATCGTGCGGCAGGCGAAGTCGCACGGCGCGCGCGTCGCACTCATCACCGACCGCTGGCTTTCGCCGATCGCTGCCATCGCCGACGTCGTCATGAGCTGTCGCGTCGAGGCGAACGGCCCCTCCGACAGCCTCGTGCCGGGCCTCGCCCTCGTCGAGGGTCTCTGCGAGCTCGCCGTCGAGCAGCTCGGCGACGCGGGCATCGCGCGCCTGCGCCAAATCGATCCACTGCGCACCGCACTCGAGTCGGGCATCCGGGAGGACTCATGACCGCGCCCCAGGCACTCACCGACGCTGCGCGCGAGGTCGAGCTCGCCGCCTACGCCGACGACCAGAATGCGGTGGCCGGCGTCGAGCACCTCCGCTTCTTCCCGCTCGTGGTCGCCTCGGGCCACGGCTGCACGCTCGTCACGCCCGCGGGCCGCGAGCTGCTCGACTTCTCGGCGAGCTGGACCGCCTCGGCCTTCGGGCACGGTAACCCGGGGATTGCGGATGCGGTGCACGCGGCCGCGCTGCGTGGCGCCGGTGCCTCGGTGCTCTCGTCGGCCGTCACCGAGACGACCCGGCTCGCGCAGCGCCTCGTCGACCTCGTGCCGGTGCGGCTCGCCGAGCGCGCCTACCTCGGCCTCGGCGGCACCGACGCAAACACGGTCGCCATCGCCGCCGCCCGCAGCGCGACCGGCCGCGCGGGCATCCTGTCGTTCAGCGGGAGCTACCACGGCGGGCACGGGCCCTCGGCCGCCGTCTCGGGCATGGGCGTCGAGCCCGGCGCGAGCGCGCACGGCCACGTGCTCGAGTACCCGGTCGACGCGGCCGGCCTCGAGCGCGTCGCCGAGGAGCTCGAGGCCGCGCTCGCCCCGCGCGAGACCGCCGCGGTGATCGTCGAGGCGGTGCAGTGCGACGGCGGCGTGCGCGTGCCCCACGCCGACTTCTTGCCGACGCTGCGCCGCGCGTGCGAGGACACCGGCACGCTGCTCATCGTCGACGAGGTGAAGGCGGGGCTCGGCCGCACCGGCCGCCTGTTCGCCTTCGAGGCGAGCGGTATCGAGCCCGACCTCGTTACGCTCGGTAAGTCGCTCGGCGGCGGCCTGCCGCTCTCGGCCGTCGTCGGCCCGGCGTCGGCGCTCGGCTCGCCGCGCGCATCCGCCCTGCTCACCACCGCGGGCAGCCCGGTGCCGGTCGCCGCGGCCCACGCGGTGCTCGACCTGCTCGCCGACGGCACGCTCGCCCGCAACGCCGCCGGGCTCGAGGCGCCCGCGCGGCAGCGGCTCGCCGAGGCCCGGGCGGCCGGGCGGCCCGGTGCCGCCGCGATTACCGAGGTGCGCGGCCGCGGCCTGCTGCTCGGCGTCGAGTTCGGTGACGCCGGTGGCAGCACGGGCGCCGAACTCGCCGCCCTCACCGTGTACCGCGCGTGGGAGCTCGGTTGCGTGCTCTACGTCGTGCGCGACAACGTGCTCGAGATCACGCCGCCGCTCGGCATCACGGCCGCCGAGTTCGAGGCCGGCCTCGACGTGATCCTCCGCGCCGCCGACGACGCGGTCGCGGGCGACGTGCCCCGCAGCATCCTCACCGAATTCGGCGGCTGGTAGCCGCACCCGCCCTTCTCGAAAGGAACGACAGTGCAACACTCCGGACTCTCGGTCGCCTTCGCCACGGGCGCCCGCCCCGTCGGCGCCGAACTCACCGCCTCAATCGCGCGGCTCATGGCCGAGCTGCGCGAGCTCGGCTCGGCCGCGGTCGACGTCACCGCGGTCGCGAATCCGAGCGCGTTCGCGCGCACGCTCAACGACAAGGCGCTCGTCGTCTACGTCGTGCCGGATGCGGCGGGGGAGGCCGAGCACGGCGACCTGCGCGAATTTGTGCGTGCGATCCGCGCCGTCAACGCCGAGCTGCCGTTGTTTCTCTTCGGCGAGCAGCTCACGGCGCGCCAGCTGCCGACCGAGGTGTTGCGCGAAATCGAGGGCGTCATCAACGCCTACGAGGACACCCCCGAGTTTGTCGCGCGCACGCTGCAGCGCGAGGCAAACCGCTACGTCGAGCGGCTCGCGCCGCCGTTCTTCCGCGCGCTCACGAACTACGCGAACGATGGCGCGTACTCATGGCACTGCCCGGGACACTCGGGCGGCACCGCGTTCCTCAAGTCGCCGGCCGGCACGCTGTTCCACCAGTTCTTCGGCGAGAACCTGCTGCGCAGCGACGTCTGCAACGCGGTTGAGGAGCTCGGGCAACTGCTCGACCACACCGGCCCCGTCGCCGAATCCGAGGCCCGCGCCGCCGAGACCTTCGGCGCCGACCACCTCTACTTCGTGACGAACGGCACCTCGACGTCGAACAAGATCGTCTGGAACTCGGCCGTCGGCCCCGGCGACATCGTGCTCGTCGACCGCAACTGCCACAAGTCGATCCTCCACGCGATCATGCTCACCGGCGCGATCCCGATCTACCTCATGCCCACGCGCAACCGCGCTGGCATCATCGGCCCGATTCCGCGCAGCGAGTTCGACCCGGCCGAGATCCACCGCAAGATCGAGGCGCATCCGTTCATCGCCGACAAGACCCGCACCCCGCGCATCCTCACCCTCACCCAGAGCACCTACGACGGCATCGTCTACAACGCCGCCGAGATCAAGCGCACGCTCGACGGGCACGTCGACGTGCTGCACTTCGACGAGGCATGGCTGCCGCACGCGCGCTTCCACGAGCTCTACCGCGGGATGCACGCGGTTGACGATCGCGCCGAGCGCACCGAACGCTCGCTCGTGTACGCGACGCAGTCGACGCACAAGCTGCTCGCTGGGCTCTCGCAGGCGTCGCAGATTCTCGTGCAGAACGCGGAGTCGGCCGAGCTCGATACGAACATCTTCAACGAGGCGTACCTCATGCACACCTCGACGTCGCCGCAGTACGCAATTATCGCGAGCTGCGACATCTCTGCCGAGATGATGCGCGGGGTCGGCGGACACGCGCTCATCGAGGAGGCGATCACCGAGGCGATGGAGTTCCGTCGCGCGATCATCCGCATCGCCGACGAGCAGCCGGAGGGCGACTGGTGGTTCGGCGTGTGGGGGCCCGATACGCCGCCGCGCGAGGGGCTCGCCGAGCGCTCGGAGTGGGAGCTCACGGGCGAGCAGACGTGGCACGGCTTCGACGCGGTCGACGATGGGTTCACGATGCTCGACCCGATCAAGGTGACGCTGACGACGCCGGGTCTGTCGACCGACGGTGAGTTTGGCGAGAGCGGGATTCCGGGTCTCGTGCTCTCGAAGTACCTCGCCGAGCACGGGGTCGTCGTCGAGAAGACGGGCCTCTACTCGCTGTTCATTCTCTTCACGATCGGCGTCACGAAGGGGCGCTGGAACACGCTCATCGCCGAGCTGCACCGCTTCAAGCGGCTCTACGACCGCGACGTCGAGGTGCGCGAGGCGATGCCCGAGTTCGCCGACGAGCATCCGCAATATGCCGAGCTCGGCCTGCGCGAGCTGTGCGATCGCCTGCACGCGGCCTACCGCGGCTTCGACATCGCGAACCTCACCACCGACATCTACCTGGATGCGCCGGAGGTCGCGCTGCTGCCCGCCGATGCGTGGGCCGCGATGACCTCGGGCCGCATCGAGCACGTCGCGATCGACGAGCTCGCCGGACGTGTGACCGCCGTACTGCTGACGCCCTACCCGCCGGGCATTCCGCTGCTCGTGCCGGGGGAGCGGGTGACCGAGCGCATCGTCGAGTATCTGCGGGTCGAGGCCGAGCTCGCGGCGCGGTTCCCGGGCTTCAACGGCATCACCCACGGCCTCGGCACGGCCGCCGACGGCACCCACACCGTCGCCTGCGTCGTCGACTAGGTCGCTCGGCCCGCTTCCGCGCCGCTTAGTGTCCCCGACATCCCACTTTTTCCGCGAAAAGTGGGACATTGGGGACACCCTGCGCCGCGAACGCCCCAACGCAACCCGTGTGCGCAACGACCGCACGGGATTCGCTGGGTCACGCGGGCAGGAATCGCACGGGATGCGCGGGGTCACGTAAGGGCGTAGGCACGCATGACCGCACGCCCGACCGCGACCCCACTTGTCGCCCAGTGCACGGTCCTTCGCAACGCGCGCAACCACCCGCGCAAAAAATACTGACTCTTCAGTCAGTTTTCGTAGAGTCGCGATTACCGCGTCATCCATGGTGGCTGGCGCAAGCTCAAGGGAGAGTACATGTCGCACTACATCGTCGTCGGAGCCGGATCCGCAGGCTCGGTCGTCACTCGCCGTCTCATCGATGCGGGCCACCAGGTGACGCTGCTCGAAGCAGGCGGATCCGACGTGAACCCCGCGATCCAAGACGTCGGCCGCCTCGGCGAGCTCTGGCTCAGCAAGGACGACTGGGGCTACTTCACGACCCCGCAGGCGGGCGCGGCCGACCGCAAGCTGCACTGGCCGCGCGGCAAGGTGCTCGGCGGCTCGCACTCGCTCAACGCCACCATCTGGGTGCGCGGCGCGCACGGCGACTACGACCGCTGGGAGCGCGAGGGTGCCGAGGGCTGGAGCTGGGTCGACGTCGCGCCCGTCTTCAAGCGCATCGAGAAGACCACCGTCGGCGACGACGAGCTGCGCGGCCGCGACGGACTGCTCGACGTCACGGTCGACGGCTACCAGCACAACCCGGTCTTCGAGTCGATGCACGAGGCGGCCGTCGCGGCCGGCGTGCCGGCGAACCCCGACTACAACGGCGAATCGATCGAGGGCGTCGGCTGGGAGCAGCTAACGGTGCGCGACGGCGGGCGCTTCAGCTCCTACCGCGCCTACGTCGACCCGATCAAAGCCCACGAGAACCTCACGATCCGCACCGGCGTGTGGGTAACGAAGCTGCTGCTCGACGGCGGCCGCGTCACCGGCATCGAGGCCGAGATCGACGGCGCGACCGAGCAGCTCACCGCGGACGAGGTCATCCTCTCGGCCGGCGCGCTCGACACCCCGCGCATCCTGCTGCTCAGCGGCATCGGCCCGCGCGACCACCTCACCGAGGTCGGCATCGACGTGCAGCACGAACTGCCGGGCGTCGGCGAGAACCTGCACGACCACGTGCTCGCGCCGGTCATCGCGCAGACCACGACCCGCGACATCCCCGAGCGCGACGTCAACGAGCCGGTCTCGCAGATGCACCACTTCACGACCTTCCGCGAGGGCGAGGACGTGCCCGACACCCAGCCGATCTACTTCGACGTGCCGATGGTGAGCGAGTTCCAGGAGCCGATCCCGAACGCGATCACCCTCCACGCCGGCCTCGTGCGCCCGACCTCGCGCGGCACGTTCCGCCTCGCGTCGAACGACCCGCACGACGTCGCGCTGCTCGACCCGCAGATCCTCTCGACCGACGAAGACATCACGAGCCTCGTCAACTCGGTCAAGCAGTGCCGCGAGATCGCGGCGCAGGCCCCGCTCGCCGAGGGCTGGGGCGCCGTCGAGGTCTACCCCGGCCCCGAGGTGCAGACCGACGAAGAGATCGCGGCCTACGCCCGCAAGAACTGCGTCACCTACCACCACCAGGTCGGCACCTGCCGCATGGGCAGCGACGACCTCGCCGTCGTCGACCCGACCAGCCTCAAGGTGCGCGGCCTCGAGGGCGTGCGCGTCATCGACGCCTCGGTCATGCCCTCGGTCACGAGCGGCAACACGAACGCGCCGTCGGTCATGATCGGCGAGCGCGGCGCCGACTTCATCCTCGGCAACTAGCGCCGCAACCCACCAAGCCGACCCGCCGCATCCACCCCGAAGAGGGCGGATGCGGCGGGCCCGCCGCGTTTCCGACACCCGCCGTGTAACCTCCCGCACACCCCGATGCGGGATGACTCGGACGGCCCAACGCTTGCCCCCGAGTGCACAGCAACCCGAAAACTGGCCGATCACGCCGCGACCCGGCCTAGCGTTAACGCTCAACGGCAGCGAGGCCGTCCGCCCACAACGCGGAATCCCTCGACGCAACTTTGAAGGACTGACCATGAGCGGCAACGGAGCCCGCATCGACTTTCTCTACCTGAACGAACCCGACATGATCGCGGCCGGCGTCACCGAGATGCCCCAGTGCGTCGACGTCATGGAGGAGACCCTGCAGCTCGCGGGCCGCGGCGACTACCGGATGGCCGGGACCGAGGGCAACTCGCACGGCGCGATGGTGACGTTCCCGGCGCATCCCGAACATGAAGGCATGCCCGCCGACGGCCCGCACCGCCGCTTCATGGCGATGCCGGCGTACCTCGGCGGCAGCTTCCGCATGTCGGGCTGTAAGTTCTACGGCTCGAACCTCGCGAACCGCGAGCACGGCCTGCCCCGTTCGATCCTCATGTTCACGCTCTCGGACGCCGACACCGGCGCCCCCGTCGCCTACATGTCGGCGAACCTGCTCAGCGCCTACCGCACCGGCGCGGTGCCGGGCGTCGGCGCGCGCCACCTCGCGATCCAGGATGCGCGCACGGTCGGCATCGTCGCCCCCGGCGTCATGAACCAGACCTCGCTCGAGGCGTTCGTCGCCGTGCGCCCGAGCATCACGACGGTCAAGGTGAAGGGCCGCAGCGCCGGCAGCACGCAGGCATTCGTCGACTGGGCGCGCACGACGTTCCCGCAG
The Gulosibacter sediminis genome window above contains:
- a CDS encoding MurR/RpiR family transcriptional regulator, whose translation is MSDQAAADRSVAELIKLHFAEFTAAEKRTARALVADYPAVGLGTVTQLAERASVSSATIVRFAQSLGFDGFREFQDRLRHELGTREDSALSQALRRESASGSVKVGTLAASQRAFTEGIERTFDSLRDDEVRQLVSWLADPKLRITARGGLYSGLLAQHLVKELLLFRPNVLECPRDPVELATQLVDTGAKTDVWVVFDFRRYTTETERIVRQAKSHGARVALITDRWLSPIAAIADVVMSCRVEANGPSDSLVPGLALVEGLCELAVEQLGDAGIARLRQIDPLRTALESGIREDS
- a CDS encoding aspartate aminotransferase family protein, whose product is MTAPQALTDAAREVELAAYADDQNAVAGVEHLRFFPLVVASGHGCTLVTPAGRELLDFSASWTASAFGHGNPGIADAVHAAALRGAGASVLSSAVTETTRLAQRLVDLVPVRLAERAYLGLGGTDANTVAIAAARSATGRAGILSFSGSYHGGHGPSAAVSGMGVEPGASAHGHVLEYPVDAAGLERVAEELEAALAPRETAAVIVEAVQCDGGVRVPHADFLPTLRRACEDTGTLLIVDEVKAGLGRTGRLFAFEASGIEPDLVTLGKSLGGGLPLSAVVGPASALGSPRASALLTTAGSPVPVAAAHAVLDLLADGTLARNAAGLEAPARQRLAEARAAGRPGAAAITEVRGRGLLLGVEFGDAGGSTGAELAALTVYRAWELGCVLYVVRDNVLEITPPLGITAAEFEAGLDVILRAADDAVAGDVPRSILTEFGGW
- a CDS encoding arginine/lysine/ornithine decarboxylase, giving the protein MQHSGLSVAFATGARPVGAELTASIARLMAELRELGSAAVDVTAVANPSAFARTLNDKALVVYVVPDAAGEAEHGDLREFVRAIRAVNAELPLFLFGEQLTARQLPTEVLREIEGVINAYEDTPEFVARTLQREANRYVERLAPPFFRALTNYANDGAYSWHCPGHSGGTAFLKSPAGTLFHQFFGENLLRSDVCNAVEELGQLLDHTGPVAESEARAAETFGADHLYFVTNGTSTSNKIVWNSAVGPGDIVLVDRNCHKSILHAIMLTGAIPIYLMPTRNRAGIIGPIPRSEFDPAEIHRKIEAHPFIADKTRTPRILTLTQSTYDGIVYNAAEIKRTLDGHVDVLHFDEAWLPHARFHELYRGMHAVDDRAERTERSLVYATQSTHKLLAGLSQASQILVQNAESAELDTNIFNEAYLMHTSTSPQYAIIASCDISAEMMRGVGGHALIEEAITEAMEFRRAIIRIADEQPEGDWWFGVWGPDTPPREGLAERSEWELTGEQTWHGFDAVDDGFTMLDPIKVTLTTPGLSTDGEFGESGIPGLVLSKYLAEHGVVVEKTGLYSLFILFTIGVTKGRWNTLIAELHRFKRLYDRDVEVREAMPEFADEHPQYAELGLRELCDRLHAAYRGFDIANLTTDIYLDAPEVALLPADAWAAMTSGRIEHVAIDELAGRVTAVLLTPYPPGIPLLVPGERVTERIVEYLRVEAELAARFPGFNGITHGLGTAADGTHTVACVVD
- a CDS encoding GMC family oxidoreductase; this encodes MSHYIVVGAGSAGSVVTRRLIDAGHQVTLLEAGGSDVNPAIQDVGRLGELWLSKDDWGYFTTPQAGAADRKLHWPRGKVLGGSHSLNATIWVRGAHGDYDRWEREGAEGWSWVDVAPVFKRIEKTTVGDDELRGRDGLLDVTVDGYQHNPVFESMHEAAVAAGVPANPDYNGESIEGVGWEQLTVRDGGRFSSYRAYVDPIKAHENLTIRTGVWVTKLLLDGGRVTGIEAEIDGATEQLTADEVILSAGALDTPRILLLSGIGPRDHLTEVGIDVQHELPGVGENLHDHVLAPVIAQTTTRDIPERDVNEPVSQMHHFTTFREGEDVPDTQPIYFDVPMVSEFQEPIPNAITLHAGLVRPTSRGTFRLASNDPHDVALLDPQILSTDEDITSLVNSVKQCREIAAQAPLAEGWGAVEVYPGPEVQTDEEIAAYARKNCVTYHHQVGTCRMGSDDLAVVDPTSLKVRGLEGVRVIDASVMPSVTSGNTNAPSVMIGERGADFILGN
- a CDS encoding tyramine oxidase subunit B, with product MSGNGARIDFLYLNEPDMIAAGVTEMPQCVDVMEETLQLAGRGDYRMAGTEGNSHGAMVTFPAHPEHEGMPADGPHRRFMAMPAYLGGSFRMSGCKFYGSNLANREHGLPRSILMFTLSDADTGAPVAYMSANLLSAYRTGAVPGVGARHLAIQDARTVGIVAPGVMNQTSLEAFVAVRPSITTVKVKGRSAGSTQAFVDWARTTFPQLDVQTVATVEEAVRDSDIVSIAPTTPAGSENYLRLEREWLKPGAFVSLPADIMIDEALVDGARHFADHRGLYEEWQRELPTPGHEYVGLLGMYLLDRVAAGTLASERFENLPDVLNGTAEGRRNDDEIILFSVGGMPIEDVAWGTAVYRNAVERGIGTSLNLWDAPARA